GCCATGGCATAGAAATTTATCCTTCTAATGACAACTGGTTTGCCGCTTTAAATGCCACTGCATTTGACGATGTTAAAGTCGTTATCTTGGGGCAGGATCCTTACCATGGTGCGGGTCAAGCTCATGGCTTATGCTTTTCAGTGTTACCTGGCAGCCCCGTGCCGCCTTCATTGCGGAATATTTATAAGGAGCTGCATGCTGACCTCGGTATTGATATTCCCTCTCATGGTTATTTACAACGCTGGGCAGACCAGGGTGTGCTGCTGTTAAACAGCGTCCTAACGGTTGAAGACGGTCAAGCTGGTGCTCATCAGGGCCGAGGCTGGGAACAATTCACGGGCGAAATCATCTCGGCTTTGGACCGCGACCGCAGTGGTTTGGTTTTTATGCTTTGGGGCAGCCATGCTCAGAAAAAAGGTGCAAAAATTAATCGAGATAAGCACTTGGTGTTAAAAGCGCCTCACCCGTCACCGTTATCGGCATATAGAGGTTTTTTAGGGTGCCGACATTTTTCTCAAGCTAATGCTTATTTAGGGCAACGGGCGGTTGATTGGACGCTCCCGGTCGAGCCTTAGGCTCACGTTCAAGACGCTCCTGCGTCATTCGGGGACGGGGTAGGGGAGCGGTTTGATAGTCAGAGATATATTTGATTCTGGAGATAGGCAGACTTCTCCAGCCTGGGCGGCCTCGTTATTTAAAACGGCCAATATCTGAAGCGATGTTTGATTGTGTACTGCGCTGACGATATTGCCGATTGCCTTGTCTTCGCCCGGTTTGTACACCGGGGCGCCGAGTGTTGCACTTTGTTCGGTCTCTTGGCCGCTTAAGTCAGAAATTGATGCATGGTACATACGTTTTTTTAGCTTGCCGCGGTATTCCATTCTCGCTACGACTTCTTGCCCGGTGTAGCATCCTTTTTTGAAGCTGACACCCCCGGTGAGTTGCATATTTAACATTTGTGG
The DNA window shown above is from Spongiibacter sp. IMCC21906 and carries:
- the ung gene encoding uracil-DNA glycosylase, whose translation is MPDIQLNASWLSKIGSEFEKTYMQDLRLFLKDKKRHGIEIYPSNDNWFAALNATAFDDVKVVILGQDPYHGAGQAHGLCFSVLPGSPVPPSLRNIYKELHADLGIDIPSHGYLQRWADQGVLLLNSVLTVEDGQAGAHQGRGWEQFTGEIISALDRDRSGLVFMLWGSHAQKKGAKINRDKHLVLKAPHPSPLSAYRGFLGCRHFSQANAYLGQRAVDWTLPVEP